The Treponema phagedenis DNA segment ACGGCAAAGGCAGAATAAAGGCGACCGCTTTTTTAGAATAAGAGTCAAGCTGATTTTTGTCTGCAGGTACCGATACTTCTACCGGACTATTAACCGTATAAAGCGAACCTCCTACGCTCGGTGCAAATACAATTTCCGCTGCAAATAGGGAAGCCCCCGCTATAAAAAGAGATAAAAAACTATAGGCTATTATTTTTTTCATAATATTCTCCTTGCTTGTAAAAGCAACCTTGCGGGAATTTCGTAACAGTGATTTTTAGAGATGCCTTGTGTAAATATATTTGGTTTCGATTAACTTAAAACCGAAGTAAACTTTTTTATTGATTATAGATTCTTAAGCCGACTCTTCCTATCAAGTATGCCGTGTTGTGTGATATGTCACTATTTCATGTTATAATTTTTCTTACGTGGATGAATAAGAAAATCATTACCTCAATATTCCCCAATATTTTTTGATAAACACCTCCTTGCTTATTTTTTTGCGAGGTTTTTGTTCTTAGGAGCACGTGTCTTAAAACGGGGGCAGTACAGTTTTAAATAACAGAAAACGATTTTTTTACTCTGGACTTGTGTCTTTTATTACGTTACAATGGGAGCGGTATCATTTTATATATTTTGAGTATTGTTTGGATTCATATTTGGAGGAGACATGATTCATAACGCCTTGTTTTTGGATTTTTACGAGCTTACAATGGCTCAAGGTTATTATAAAACCGGAAGAAGGGAGCGCACTGTTTTTGATATGTTTTTCAGGCGCCAGCCTTTTAACGGAGGGTATTCAATCTTTGCGGGGCTAAACCCCTTGCTTGAAGCTATTATGAATTTTCGTTTTGGAGACGATGATATTGCATATCTGAAAAGCACAGGAATATTTGATGCGGAGTTTTTAAACTATCTGAGTAAGTTCCGCTTTTCCAGTACGGTGCTTGCCATGGACGAAGGGTCTGTGGTTTTTCCAAACGAACCACTCATACGCGTAGAGGCAGATATAATTGAGTCGCTCTTATTGGAAGGCTTGATTCTTAATACGGTTAATTTTCAGAGTTTGATTGCAACGAAGACGGCACGTATTTGGCTTGCCTCAAATAAATCCAGCATTATGGAATTTGGGCTGCGGCGGGCGCAGGGCTGCGATGGTGCAATGAGTGCTACCAGAGCCGCTATTATCGGCGGAGCAGCAGGTACCAGCAATACACTTGCGGCAAAATTATACGGAGTTCCTGCAATGGGAACAATGGCGCACGCTTGGGTTATGTCCTTTGATACCGAAGAGGAAGCTTTTCAAACATATGCTGATATTTACGGCGAAAAATCGGTGTTCCTCATCGACACGTATAATACTCTTGAGTCGGGAATTGAGAACGCGATCAAAGTTGGCAAGCGTTTAAAGGCAGAAGGGAAAAACTTCGGCATTCGGCTTG contains these protein-coding regions:
- a CDS encoding nicotinate phosphoribosyltransferase — encoded protein: MIHNALFLDFYELTMAQGYYKTGRRERTVFDMFFRRQPFNGGYSIFAGLNPLLEAIMNFRFGDDDIAYLKSTGIFDAEFLNYLSKFRFSSTVLAMDEGSVVFPNEPLIRVEADIIESLLLEGLILNTVNFQSLIATKTARIWLASNKSSIMEFGLRRAQGCDGAMSATRAAIIGGAAGTSNTLAAKLYGVPAMGTMAHAWVMSFDTEEEAFQTYADIYGEKSVFLIDTYNTLESGIENAIKVGKRLKAEGKNFGIRLDSGDIQYLSTEVRKRLDVAGLPNAKITVSNELTEEIIESLLMHKAPIDGWGVGTHMVTGGNESSFTGVYKLAAYEQNNAWVPVMKLSDNPAKTTNPAVKQVWRLYNTDGSFKADVIGVEDEIIEEGVRYKYIHPFNDYQTFSFAAKKVEPLLKPKIKDGSLLVKLEDLPTIHKRMAEQLEHLDPTSKRLLNPHIYKVSLTENLQKIKQELILKGAWNKS